A window of the Deltaproteobacteria bacterium GWC2_55_46 genome harbors these coding sequences:
- a CDS encoding homoserine dehydrogenase has protein sequence MALRAINVGLIGFGTVGTGVVKVLKENASVISNKLGCEIVLKKIADRDVNRDRGIRVEEGVLTTDARDIINDPDISVVIELVGGTGIAKDFIMEALERGKHVVTANKALLSTHGKEIFTKAAEKGVDIGFEASVGGGIPVIKALREGLAANRVESIYGIINGTANYILSKMTNEGGKFEDVLRRAQEKGYAEADPTYDVEGIDTAHKLAILINLAYGTYIRIEDIYTEGISSISQLDIKFAREFGYRIKLLAITKSVDGKIEARVHPTMIPANHPLATIDGAFNGIYLKGNAVGSVLLYGMGAGMMPTASAVVADIMDIARNISTNSPRRVPPLSCPEEAVRAVELKSTETLEIPYYIRFLAMDRPGALSKISGVLGKHNISISSVIQRDRKVGGAVPLVILTHNALEKELRAAIAEISTMDIIHDKIVYIRIEENLGAAN, from the coding sequence ATGGCGCTCCGCGCGATAAACGTCGGGCTCATCGGCTTCGGCACCGTTGGCACGGGTGTAGTGAAGGTCTTGAAGGAGAACGCCTCTGTCATAAGCAACAAGCTGGGGTGCGAGATCGTCCTTAAAAAGATAGCCGACAGGGACGTCAACCGGGACAGGGGCATAAGAGTTGAAGAAGGCGTCCTCACCACAGATGCCAGGGATATCATAAACGACCCGGATATATCGGTCGTGATCGAGCTGGTCGGAGGCACGGGCATCGCCAAGGACTTCATAATGGAGGCCCTCGAGCGCGGCAAGCACGTCGTCACTGCCAACAAGGCGCTTCTTTCGACGCATGGAAAAGAGATATTCACCAAGGCCGCCGAAAAGGGGGTCGACATAGGCTTTGAGGCGAGCGTGGGCGGCGGCATACCGGTAATAAAGGCGCTCCGCGAAGGGCTTGCCGCGAACAGGGTAGAGTCGATATACGGCATAATAAACGGTACCGCGAACTATATCCTCTCGAAGATGACCAACGAAGGGGGCAAGTTCGAGGACGTATTGAGGAGAGCCCAGGAGAAGGGCTACGCCGAGGCGGACCCAACCTACGACGTGGAGGGGATAGACACCGCCCACAAGCTCGCGATACTGATTAACCTCGCGTACGGGACGTACATAAGGATAGAGGACATCTATACAGAGGGCATATCGAGCATAAGCCAGCTCGACATAAAGTTCGCCAGGGAATTCGGTTACAGGATAAAGCTGCTTGCGATAACCAAATCGGTCGACGGGAAGATTGAGGCCCGGGTGCACCCGACCATGATACCGGCGAACCATCCTCTCGCGACCATTGACGGCGCCTTTAACGGCATCTATCTCAAGGGCAACGCGGTGGGCTCTGTGCTTCTGTACGGCATGGGCGCCGGTATGATGCCGACCGCGAGCGCGGTCGTGGCCGACATAATGGACATAGCGAGGAACATCTCCACGAACTCCCCACGCAGGGTCCCTCCGCTGTCATGCCCTGAAGAGGCGGTGAGGGCCGTTGAGCTTAAAAGTACGGAGACGCTTGAGATACCATATTACATACGCTTCCTCGCGATGGACAGGCCGGGTGCGCTGTCGAAGATATCGGGGGTCCTTGGCAAGCACAACATAAGCATATCTTCGGTCATACAGAGGGACAGGAAGGTAGGCGGCGCGGTACCGCTTGTGATATTGACGCATAACGCCCTTGAAAAGGAGCTCAGGGCCGCGATAGCAGAGATATCGACCATGGACATAATACACGACAAGATCGTCTACATAAGGATAGAGGAGAACCTTGGTGCAGCTAACTAG
- a CDS encoding threonine synthase, which produces MQLTRKGLWGGVIREFRDFLPEISDEAITTLLEGNTPLIECVNLKDIFGDLRLLLKYEGLNPTGSFKDRGMTMAVSKAREEGAKAIICASTGNTSAAAAAYASKAGMKAFVLVPDGSIAMGKLSQAIMHGALVLQIKGNFDEALQIVKEITGDYPVKMVNSINPFRIEGQKTGAFEVCEHLGYAPTYHFLPVGNAGNITAYWKGYKQYHNENIISNLPKMMGFQAEGAAPIVLGRPVEHPETIATAIKIGNPASWDGALRARDESGGIIDLVTDAEILVAYKLLASREGVYCEPASAASLAGVIKMKKEGVLNDGDTVVCTLTGHGLKDPDIALKSSEKPVKVPADTKKILKVMGF; this is translated from the coding sequence GTGCAGCTAACTAGAAAAGGGCTTTGGGGCGGCGTCATTAGGGAGTTCAGGGACTTTCTCCCTGAGATAAGCGACGAGGCGATAACGACCCTCCTTGAAGGGAATACGCCCCTTATCGAGTGCGTAAACCTGAAGGACATATTCGGGGACCTGAGGCTGCTCCTTAAGTACGAGGGGCTCAACCCGACCGGCTCGTTTAAAGACCGCGGCATGACGATGGCGGTATCCAAGGCGAGGGAGGAGGGGGCAAAGGCCATCATCTGCGCCTCCACCGGCAACACCTCTGCCGCCGCTGCCGCCTACGCCTCAAAGGCAGGCATGAAGGCCTTCGTCCTCGTGCCGGACGGCTCTATCGCCATGGGCAAGCTCTCGCAGGCGATAATGCACGGCGCGCTTGTGCTGCAGATAAAGGGCAACTTCGACGAGGCCCTTCAGATCGTGAAGGAAATAACCGGCGACTATCCGGTAAAGATGGTGAACTCGATCAACCCGTTCAGGATAGAGGGGCAGAAGACAGGCGCCTTCGAGGTCTGCGAACACCTCGGGTATGCTCCGACCTACCACTTCCTCCCGGTGGGCAACGCCGGTAACATTACCGCCTACTGGAAGGGCTACAAGCAGTACCATAACGAGAACATAATCTCTAACCTGCCGAAGATGATGGGCTTCCAGGCAGAGGGCGCGGCCCCGATAGTCCTCGGAAGGCCCGTTGAGCACCCGGAGACGATAGCCACCGCCATAAAGATCGGCAACCCGGCGAGCTGGGACGGGGCGTTGAGGGCCAGGGACGAAAGCGGCGGTATTATAGATCTGGTAACCGACGCGGAGATACTCGTTGCATATAAGCTCCTCGCCTCACGTGAGGGCGTCTACTGCGAGCCGGCTTCAGCCGCCAGCCTTGCCGGGGTGATAAAGATGAAGAAGGAAGGGGTGTTGAACGACGGCGACACCGTCGTATGCACGCTCACCGGACACGGCCTGAAGGATCCTGATATAGCATTGAAATCGTCTGAGAAGCCTGTAAAGGTGCCGGCTGACACGAAGAAGATACTAAAGGTGATGGGTTTTTAA